A window of Terriglobales bacterium genomic DNA:
CCTTATCAAGCAGGATCTGGGCCAGTTTCGCACGTTGGTCGGCCGGGGCGACACTGCCTATGCTATCCGCCTCGGCCTGGGTGAGGATCCCCTTGGAAGCAAGCACACGAACCAGGGGGTCCGACGGTTGGTTGTCTGCGGCAAAGGCCGGGGCGAGTAATACGGCCAAACAGAGAACACCCACAACCCAGAGGAGAGGACGGACAGGCATGGTCACCTCGCACACGGAGGTCTCGAGAGGCACAAACCTCCAAATATTGGTGCGGGCATTATCCACATGCGCCCCCCGCTGTCTGTGATGCCTGTCACAGGGGGCTGTAAGAACCGTCACTGAGGGGGGTTCGGGAGGCCCCCGGACGTCGGCCCGGAGCCGCCGGGCATGGGCCGGGGAGCGGCCGGGGCCGATTTGGGTCGGGTCACGATGAGGCCGGGCAAGGCCCGGGCCGGCGGGTCAGAGTCCCAGGTAGGCGCGGCGCACCTCGTCCATGTCGGCCACCTGCCGGGAATCGCCCTGGATGGTGACCCGGCCCTCGGCCAGCACGTAGGTGTGGTCGCTCAACGCCAGGGCCAGGTGGACGTTCTGCTCCACCAGCACGATGGTGAGCCCCTGGCTGCGCAGCGCCTTGAGGGTGAGGAACAGCTGCTGGGCGAGCACCGGGGCCAGGCCCAGGGAGAGCTCGTCGATCATGAACACCAGCGGCTCCTGCATCAGGCCGCGCCCCATGGCCAGCATCTGCTGTTCGCCGCCGGACAGGGTGGCGGCCTTTTGTTTGCGGCGTTCCTTCAGCCGGGCGAAGAGTTCGTACACCCGGCCCAGGTTGTCTTTCTCGCGGTGGCGCGCCCGCCTGGAGTACGCCCCCATCTGCAGGTTCTCTTCCACCGTCATGTCGGGGAAGAGCTGCCGTCCTTCGGGCACCAGCACCAGGCCGCGTTCCGCCTTGGCGTGGGGCGCGAGCCGGGTGACGTCGTCGCCGTTCAGACGCACCCGCCCCGCCCAGGGCCGCAAGCTGCCCATGGTGGCGCGCAAGGTGGTG
This region includes:
- a CDS encoding ABC transporter ATP-binding protein encodes the protein MPPVLELEKLESGYGEVQVLWGISLQAESGKLTTIIGANGAGKTTTLRATMGSLRPWAGRVRLNGDDVTRLAPHAKAERGLVLVPEGRQLFPDMTVEENLQMGAYSRRARHREKDNLGRVYELFARLKERRKQKAATLSGGEQQMLAMGRGLMQEPLVFMIDELSLGLAPVLAQQLFLTLKALRSQGLTIVLVEQNVHLALALSDHTYVLAEGRVTIQGDSRQVADMDEVRRAYLGL